In Leuconostocaceae bacterium ESL0723, the following proteins share a genomic window:
- the rnc gene encoding ribonuclease III: MSQASFEKNLAEHYHIHFKNQALLVEALTQRNYLNEHPDEPGRDYQRLEFLGDAVMQEAVTEYLFKRYPDWHEGQLTEMRITMVQTRSFAHFARVIHLDEAIRLGKGEEMNGARNRDSLLEDIWEAFIGALYLDQGADAVRELLDQTLFAAIDDHFFDQFIDFKTRLQEYLQAQGTVEISYQTESDQVLPDHTQIFGVSVSVNDRLLARGQGKSIKDAEKDAARIALEQLKAI, encoded by the coding sequence TTGTCACAAGCAAGTTTTGAAAAAAATTTAGCCGAACACTACCATATTCACTTTAAAAATCAGGCCCTCTTAGTTGAAGCGTTGACCCAGCGTAACTATCTCAATGAGCACCCCGATGAACCGGGGCGTGACTACCAACGGTTGGAATTTTTGGGGGATGCGGTTATGCAAGAGGCCGTTACCGAGTACCTCTTTAAGCGTTACCCAGACTGGCATGAAGGCCAGCTGACTGAAATGCGGATTACCATGGTTCAGACCCGCTCCTTTGCCCACTTTGCCCGGGTAATTCACCTGGATGAGGCCATCCGCCTGGGAAAAGGTGAGGAAATGAATGGGGCCCGCAACCGTGACAGTCTCCTGGAAGATATTTGGGAAGCCTTTATTGGCGCCCTTTACCTGGACCAGGGTGCTGACGCAGTTCGCGAACTTTTAGACCAGACGCTCTTTGCGGCCATTGATGACCATTTCTTTGACCAGTTCATCGACTTTAAAACCCGTCTCCAGGAATACCTGCAAGCTCAGGGAACCGTTGAGATTAGTTACCAGACTGAAAGCGACCAGGTCTTACCCGACCATACCCAAATCTTTGGTGTGAGCGTTTCGGTTAATGACCGCCTGCTTGCCCGTGGACAGGGCAAGTCAATTAAGGATGCCGAAAAGGATGCGGCCCGTATTGCCTTGGAGCAACTAAAAGCCATCTAA
- the glmM gene encoding phosphoglucosamine mutase, translated as MSDFKLKYFGTDGVRGIANQELTPDLALRLGRAGGTILTRHAANQDKRPVVILGRDTRISGEMLQEAITAGLLSVGVDVLKLGVITTPAVAYLVEDLEADAGVQITASHNPAQDNGIKFFGSDGFKLSDELEYEIEKLLDAPVDELPKPSAAGLGTMNNYPEGVSKYLSYLQQTIPMDLAGLRVALDGANGASSNLLPRLFADLDVDFETMGTDPDGLNINDGVGSTHPQALAKMVADGDFSAGLALDGDGDRLIAVDENGQIVDGDKIMFITAKFLNQAGRLKHNTVVSTVMSNIGFHKALEANGIRSVQTKVGDRYVMEEMLAHDYNFGGEQSGHIIFRDWAKTGDGLLTALQLLYVMKETGQSLSSLADEVTLYPQKLVNVPVKDKEAIQQDPVVLAKIKEVEERMAGDGRVLVRPSGTESLLRIMAEAPTQEQVDADVAEIEAVVVKQAQQQAKD; from the coding sequence ATGAGTGATTTTAAGTTAAAGTATTTTGGGACCGACGGGGTCCGTGGGATTGCTAATCAAGAGCTAACCCCTGATTTGGCCCTGCGTTTGGGTCGAGCTGGCGGTACGATTTTAACCCGTCATGCAGCCAACCAAGATAAGCGGCCCGTGGTTATTTTAGGCCGTGACACCCGGATTTCGGGTGAAATGCTCCAAGAGGCGATTACGGCCGGTTTGTTGTCGGTCGGGGTCGATGTCTTGAAGCTCGGGGTGATTACAACCCCTGCCGTGGCTTACCTGGTCGAAGATTTGGAGGCCGATGCCGGTGTCCAGATTACCGCCTCCCATAACCCGGCCCAGGACAACGGGATTAAGTTCTTTGGTAGTGATGGCTTCAAGCTGTCCGATGAGTTGGAATATGAAATCGAAAAGCTACTAGATGCCCCGGTTGATGAACTGCCTAAGCCTAGTGCTGCTGGTTTAGGAACGATGAACAACTACCCAGAAGGGGTTTCAAAGTACCTGTCTTACCTGCAGCAAACCATCCCGATGGACCTAGCTGGTTTGCGGGTAGCTTTGGACGGCGCTAACGGTGCAAGCAGTAATCTTTTGCCCCGGCTCTTTGCCGACTTGGACGTTGATTTTGAGACGATGGGGACCGACCCTGATGGGCTCAATATCAATGACGGCGTAGGTTCGACCCACCCCCAGGCCCTAGCCAAGATGGTTGCCGATGGTGACTTTTCGGCCGGTCTGGCCCTAGATGGGGACGGGGATCGTTTGATTGCCGTTGATGAAAACGGTCAAATTGTCGATGGTGACAAGATTATGTTTATTACCGCCAAGTTCTTGAACCAGGCGGGTCGCTTGAAGCATAATACGGTCGTATCTACGGTGATGAGTAACATTGGTTTCCATAAGGCCCTAGAGGCTAATGGCATCCGCAGCGTGCAGACCAAGGTTGGTGATCGCTACGTGATGGAGGAGATGCTGGCCCATGATTACAACTTTGGTGGGGAGCAGTCCGGCCACATTATCTTCCGTGACTGGGCTAAGACCGGTGATGGCCTGCTAACGGCCCTCCAGTTACTCTATGTCATGAAGGAGACCGGCCAGTCGCTATCATCTCTGGCCGATGAGGTTACCCTTTATCCCCAAAAGCTGGTAAATGTGCCGGTTAAGGACAAGGAAGCCATTCAACAGGACCCAGTGGTCCTGGCTAAGATTAAAGAAGTTGAGGAGCGCATGGCCGGTGACGGCCGGGTTTTGGTCCGTCCTTCCGGAACCGAATCCCTGCTTAGAATTATGGCTGAGGCACCGACCCAGGAACAGGTTGATGCCGACGTTGCTGAAATTGAAGCAGTGGTCGTAAAGCAGGCCCAGCAGCAAGCAAAAGACTGA